A genomic window from Aquitalea aquatilis includes:
- a CDS encoding methyl-accepting chemotaxis protein — MKNLSIATRITTGFSLLLVALAIIGSITLQGLGRIDQRVEDVSTHELVFFRDVSQLRVHMGNLRRFEKDYFLNVASAEKRSEYLGKWKDTYGKAQETVKVLLQELNVGNNSLSATLTGPVTRQGELLQAYADGFTAVSTQVEAGSITTPADGNAAIGKYKENVHQMEEMLQTISKSAVGAVDALGSQINTTSTSVRTAVLALLAIALLLGIALSWLIIRSIRHPLNSMRDSSQHLAQSRDLTHQFPDLGRNELGSMGRSVADLVGTVRTLIQESHGYSSQLVGVADQLGNVSDYVAKASHQQSEAASACAASIEQMTVSIHMVSDNTQGVEEQARHATSEATQSSQLAIQAAAEIRQIANSITETSRVIDQLNQRSGEIGDIVKVIRDIADQTNLLALNAAIEAARAGEMGRGFAVVADEVRKLAERTSVATAEISSRISGVQTDTQQAFHSMQQANARIETGVSSTQQVATSLQLIRDLSQRSVDKIGDVAGAIKEQSQASQDVARNVEQIAQMNDNTNRSVQESHQLAQQLKDLSAALNDSLNRFRV, encoded by the coding sequence ATGAAAAATCTATCCATCGCCACGCGCATCACCACAGGCTTCAGCCTGCTGCTGGTGGCGCTGGCCATCATCGGCAGCATTACCCTGCAGGGGCTCGGCCGCATCGACCAGCGTGTCGAAGACGTTTCCACTCACGAACTGGTGTTTTTCCGTGATGTATCGCAGCTGCGCGTGCACATGGGCAATCTGCGCCGCTTCGAAAAAGACTATTTCCTCAATGTCGCCTCGGCAGAAAAACGCAGCGAGTATCTGGGCAAATGGAAAGACACTTATGGCAAGGCACAGGAAACGGTAAAGGTTCTGCTGCAGGAACTGAACGTGGGCAATAACAGCCTGAGCGCCACGCTTACCGGCCCGGTGACGCGGCAGGGCGAATTGCTGCAAGCCTATGCTGATGGTTTCACCGCAGTCAGCACCCAGGTGGAGGCCGGCAGCATCACCACACCGGCCGACGGCAATGCCGCCATTGGCAAGTACAAGGAAAACGTGCACCAGATGGAAGAGATGCTACAGACCATCAGCAAGTCGGCCGTGGGTGCCGTGGACGCACTGGGCAGCCAGATCAATACCACGTCGACCTCGGTACGCACGGCGGTACTGGCGCTGCTGGCCATCGCCCTGCTGCTGGGCATTGCCCTGTCCTGGCTCATCATCCGTTCCATCCGCCACCCGCTCAACAGCATGCGCGACAGTAGCCAGCATCTGGCACAAAGCCGCGACCTGACCCACCAGTTTCCCGATCTGGGCCGCAATGAGCTGGGCAGCATGGGCCGCTCGGTAGCCGATCTGGTGGGCACGGTACGCACGCTGATCCAGGAATCGCACGGCTATTCCTCGCAACTGGTCGGTGTGGCCGACCAACTGGGCAATGTCAGCGACTACGTGGCCAAGGCCTCGCACCAGCAATCGGAAGCCGCCTCCGCCTGTGCCGCCAGCATCGAGCAGATGACCGTCAGCATCCACATGGTGTCGGACAACACCCAGGGCGTGGAAGAACAGGCACGCCATGCCACCAGCGAAGCCACCCAGAGCAGCCAGCTAGCCATTCAGGCGGCCGCCGAGATTCGCCAGATCGCCAACAGCATTACCGAAACCTCGCGCGTCATCGACCAGCTCAACCAGCGCTCCGGCGAGATCGGTGACATCGTCAAGGTGATACGCGATATCGCCGACCAGACCAATCTGCTGGCACTGAATGCCGCCATCGAAGCGGCACGTGCCGGCGAAATGGGACGTGGCTTTGCCGTGGTGGCCGATGAAGTACGCAAGCTGGCCGAACGCACCAGCGTAGCCACTGCCGAAATTTCCTCGCGCATTTCCGGGGTACAGACCGATACCCAGCAAGCCTTCCACAGCATGCAGCAAGCCAATGCCCGCATCGAAACCGGCGTCAGCAGCACGCAGCAGGTAGCCACCTCGCTGCAGCTGATCCGCGATCTGTCACAACGCTCGGTAGACAAGATCGGCGATGTCGCCGGTGCCATCAAGGAACAAAGCCAGGCCAGCCAGGATGTGGCGCGCAATGTCGAGCAGATCGCCCAGATGAACGACAATACCAACCGCTCGGTCCAGGAATCGCACCAGCTGGCCCAGCAGCTGAAAGATTTGTCGGCAGCCCTCAACGACAGCCTGAACCGCTTCCGCGTCTGA
- a CDS encoding DNA-binding protein has translation MQVPTEIRDRIFSIANLLYEQSGRSEMPALDKVRELAGIDMVTASQVLKEWRKVLPASATQLSGNTPEELSKTYNEMLSSVWECAKKIANQNLYAAQKSWEQERDELERLRLELSMAYDRQTQELIATQKQLSHQLSINTTNENKLNQMLPKLHEFGTKAVSAQEKVTVLEETVQQLEHRLRTEPQESAFTPPQAADLANGAEAEQADAADRVSKFVKMS, from the coding sequence ATGCAAGTGCCGACTGAAATCAGGGATCGGATTTTTTCTATTGCCAACCTGCTGTACGAGCAATCGGGGAGAAGCGAAATGCCGGCGCTTGACAAGGTCCGGGAACTCGCTGGCATCGACATGGTGACCGCCAGCCAGGTGCTGAAAGAATGGCGCAAGGTTCTGCCGGCTTCCGCTACCCAGTTGAGCGGCAATACGCCTGAAGAACTGTCCAAGACTTATAATGAAATGCTGTCCAGTGTCTGGGAATGCGCCAAGAAAATCGCCAACCAGAATCTGTACGCTGCCCAAAAATCCTGGGAACAGGAACGCGACGAACTGGAACGCCTGCGCCTGGAACTGTCCATGGCATACGACCGCCAGACCCAGGAGCTGATCGCCACCCAGAAACAGTTGTCGCATCAGCTGAGCATCAACACGACCAACGAAAACAAGCTGAACCAGATGCTGCCCAAGCTGCACGAGTTCGGCACCAAGGCTGTCAGTGCCCAGGAAAAGGTGACCGTGCTGGAAGAAACCGTACAGCAACTGGAACACCGTCTGCGTACTGAACCGCAGGAATCGGCCTTTACTCCGCCGCAAGCTGCCGACCTGGCAAATGGCGCGGAAGCCGAGCAGGCTGACGCTGCAGATCGCGTGAGCAAGTTCGTCAAGATGTCCTGA
- a CDS encoding type IV pilus assembly protein FimV — protein MIVSSFLSANALAGLGDLQVKSHLGEPFQADINLVGFSVEELDNARIALAGETEVRDPDLYSSRFLSSLRFTLLSSDQGGMIHISSNQPIDEAYLRFAIKIEALSKWQVREYTAILSPNTAPATSKPVADAQLPVAQAVPVPVVAPPAAPAATAVQVSMQPPTPPVMRSEPASPPAAASKPETKQAAALQQIRASRGASLWRLARQLKPANTSINQTMAALYLANKHAFVGGNPNRLRQGALLQLPETSRIKAVSKGQIDKILHSDKLPAKTKFVLKPASKPSGKTADKPAIDIKQAPVGKPASAQPSTSHDDLRIEELQKKLHSIDEALTKMDGLNKRIEKLQQQLKN, from the coding sequence ATGATTGTATCTTCCTTCCTGTCGGCCAATGCACTGGCCGGCCTGGGAGATTTACAGGTCAAATCACACCTGGGCGAACCGTTTCAGGCTGATATTAATCTGGTCGGATTTTCCGTAGAAGAACTGGATAATGCCAGAATCGCCTTGGCCGGTGAAACGGAAGTCCGCGACCCCGATCTTTATTCTTCCCGCTTTCTGTCCTCCCTGCGCTTTACCCTGCTTTCTTCCGATCAGGGCGGCATGATTCATATCAGCTCGAATCAGCCTATTGATGAAGCGTATCTGCGCTTCGCCATTAAAATCGAGGCTTTATCTAAGTGGCAGGTCCGGGAATATACTGCCATTCTGAGTCCGAACACGGCACCGGCAACAAGCAAGCCAGTGGCCGATGCCCAGCTTCCAGTGGCACAAGCGGTCCCGGTCCCGGTAGTCGCTCCGCCAGCAGCTCCGGCAGCCACTGCCGTACAGGTCAGCATGCAGCCGCCCACACCGCCGGTGATGCGTAGTGAGCCGGCCAGCCCCCCTGCCGCCGCTAGCAAGCCAGAGACCAAACAGGCGGCTGCCTTGCAGCAGATCAGGGCCAGCCGTGGGGCCAGCCTGTGGCGTCTGGCACGCCAGCTGAAACCGGCCAATACCAGCATCAACCAGACCATGGCCGCTCTGTACCTGGCCAACAAGCATGCTTTTGTCGGTGGCAACCCCAACCGGCTCAGACAGGGTGCCTTGCTGCAGTTGCCCGAAACATCCCGGATCAAGGCGGTATCAAAAGGCCAGATTGATAAAATCCTGCATTCTGACAAACTGCCAGCCAAGACAAAATTCGTGTTGAAGCCGGCCAGCAAGCCGTCTGGCAAAACGGCAGACAAGCCAGCCATCGACATCAAGCAGGCTCCCGTGGGCAAACCGGCTTCCGCCCAGCCCAGCACAAGCCATGATGATCTGCGCATTGAAGAGCTGCAAAAGAAACTGCACTCCATTGACGAAGCACTGACAAAGATGGATGGTCTGAACAAGCGGATCGAAAAGCTGCAACAACAGTTGAAGAATTAG
- a CDS encoding TolC family outer membrane protein yields MRSLHKSIRLSAALAFGGITAVLPQHALAIDVDNAVQQAVLNNPEVLAKLHQFRGAGQDVNVGRAGYMPTVDLTYESNRQRYDYPNNVGVADQNYTTRGWKLSLSQNLFQGLQTYNTVKQLGYDQQVRYFDLLDTSESIALQTIQAYQDVLRYRQLVNSAQENYAIHKGIYEQIEQKVNAGVGRRVDLEQAAGRLALAETNLLTDTSNLHDVSARYTRLTGSEAPAQLNELPVLTEALPRNNDLIKNAVLHNPAYLGALANVRSASAEVNVRRGAFSPTLDLQASKAPTDSYNGYNGRTNISSTAIIFNMNLFRGGADRARLGSAAEKLNTTRDLRDKVCRDMRQTLSIANNNIIKLKVQMNSLRQHQLSTEKARDAYRKQFDIGQRTLLDVLDSENELFDAQRAYINAQSDYKLAEATVLGNSGRLLETLRLKPVESFQTDSSLSDEEQNACSTAYTAPTLIDVQSIQARHYEAASAEPVVAPATALAAAVPAKLAPQKAKKKKIAASMAN; encoded by the coding sequence ATGAGAAGTCTACATAAATCCATCAGATTGTCGGCAGCATTGGCTTTCGGCGGTATTACTGCAGTACTGCCACAGCATGCTTTGGCGATCGATGTAGATAATGCTGTACAACAGGCGGTGCTGAATAACCCGGAAGTGCTGGCCAAATTGCATCAGTTCCGTGGGGCGGGACAGGATGTGAATGTAGGCCGTGCCGGTTATATGCCGACTGTCGATCTGACCTATGAATCAAATCGCCAGCGTTATGACTACCCCAACAATGTTGGTGTGGCGGATCAGAATTACACTACCCGAGGCTGGAAACTGAGCCTCAGCCAGAACCTGTTCCAGGGTCTGCAAACCTATAACACGGTCAAACAGCTGGGCTACGATCAGCAAGTGCGCTATTTCGACTTGCTGGATACATCGGAAAGCATTGCCCTGCAAACCATCCAGGCCTACCAGGATGTGCTGCGCTATCGCCAGCTGGTGAACAGCGCGCAGGAAAACTATGCCATCCACAAAGGCATTTACGAACAAATCGAGCAGAAGGTGAACGCCGGTGTCGGCCGCCGCGTCGATCTGGAACAGGCAGCAGGCCGCCTGGCCCTGGCCGAAACCAATCTGCTGACCGACACTTCCAATCTGCATGATGTGTCTGCCCGCTACACCCGTCTTACCGGCAGCGAAGCGCCGGCACAGCTGAACGAGCTGCCGGTGCTGACCGAAGCCTTGCCGCGCAACAACGACCTGATCAAGAACGCTGTCTTGCACAATCCGGCTTATCTGGGTGCGCTGGCGAATGTCCGTTCCGCCTCTGCCGAAGTGAATGTCCGCCGTGGTGCTTTCTCGCCCACGCTGGATTTGCAAGCCAGCAAGGCTCCCACCGACAGCTATAACGGGTACAACGGTCGCACCAATATCTCGTCGACGGCCATCATCTTCAACATGAACCTGTTCCGTGGCGGTGCTGACCGTGCGCGCCTGGGTTCGGCTGCCGAGAAGCTGAATACCACCCGAGACCTGCGCGACAAGGTCTGCCGTGATATGCGCCAGACGCTGAGCATTGCCAACAACAATATTATCAAGCTCAAGGTGCAGATGAACTCGCTGCGTCAGCATCAGCTGTCCACCGAGAAGGCACGTGATGCCTATCGCAAACAGTTTGATATCGGCCAGCGTACCCTGCTGGATGTGCTGGATAGCGAGAATGAATTGTTCGACGCCCAGCGCGCCTACATCAATGCCCAGTCCGATTACAAGCTGGCCGAAGCCACTGTGCTGGGCAACTCCGGCCGCCTGCTGGAAACGCTCAGACTGAAACCGGTGGAAAGCTTCCAGACTGACAGCAGCCTGAGCGATGAAGAGCAGAACGCCTGCAGCACGGCCTATACCGCACCTACCCTGATCGATGTGCAGTCGATTCAGGCGCGGCACTATGAGGCAGCGAGTGCTGAACCGGTTGTGGCACCGGCGACTGCGCTTGCCGCTGCGGTTCCGGCCAAGCTGGCACCGCAAAAAGCCAAAAAGAAGAAAATCGCGGCATCAATGGCCAATTAA
- a CDS encoding bifunctional diguanylate cyclase/phosphodiesterase produces the protein MNKIWRSWLISLLVALLACLVGMSVVYFTARQDENVARSQALADASDRGNAVRVAMDRALSSTYALAAMVRQGRGQLDDFDTFARPLIIYYPGVMSLQLAPAGVVQQIYPLKGNEKAIGHNLLADPARNKEAFMARDTGQMTLAGPFPLLQGGIGAVGRLPIFIGRDNSGKPRFWGFAIALVRFPDVLHGAGLDWLPQRGYQYRLWRLHPDTRQVQIIAGADSGSKALGDPVHYYINMPNGVWTLDVQPQGGWRDQHRIVINSALVLVISFLLGWLAWQMLELRRHRAELALLVALRTRALAQETSDRQAAEHAALAETMRQAALLQTAADGIHILDEHGQLTEFSDSFASMLGYAPDEMRQRQWQLSDWNDAVPSGLLEQLLQDESGQGYRFETRHRCKDGSQIEVEVNAKAMDIGGRRYLYASSRDISERKHAEQLLRIAATAFEAQEGMVVTDCHTVILRVNSAFSKITGYPAEDVVGRKISILQSGRHDAAFYRRLWLSLREQGVWQGEIWNRRKNGEIYPEWLSISAVLGDNGEVSHYVGTMSDITQRKAAEDKIKRLAFYDPLTQLPNRRLLLDRLQVALDNSARNQQTGALLFIDLDNFKTLNDTLGHDMGDRLLQEVAVRLNDCLRSGDTVARLGGDEFVVMLERLSPQQQQAAQQTRELGQRILDSLARPYPMLEGTHHNTCSLGAVLFFGNTTTVEELLKRADLAMYQAKGAGRNTLRFFDPEMQQAVTARAELEADLRRGLQQQEFQLFYQPQVDADGRITGAEALLRWQRPEYGLVTPASFIPLAEESGLIVPLGEWVLHTACRQLAAWAADSATAQLELSVNVSARQFHQPGFVAMVRMALQQSGAPARQLKLELTESLLLQDVDDTVRKMQALKQDGVGFSLDDFGTGYSSLSYIKRLPLDQLKIDQSFVRDIDSNVNDVSIIRTIVALAGSMQLQVIAEGVETASQRQFLLQQHCRAFQGYLFGKPMSIGHFMRLLASR, from the coding sequence GTGAACAAAATCTGGCGCTCCTGGCTGATCAGCCTGCTGGTCGCCCTGCTTGCCTGCCTTGTCGGCATGAGCGTGGTGTATTTCACTGCGCGACAAGACGAAAACGTCGCCCGCTCCCAGGCGCTGGCCGACGCCAGCGACCGTGGCAATGCGGTACGGGTTGCCATGGACCGCGCCCTGTCCTCCACCTATGCTCTGGCCGCCATGGTGCGGCAGGGCCGTGGCCAGCTGGACGATTTTGACACCTTCGCCCGCCCGCTCATCATTTACTACCCCGGCGTGATGTCGCTGCAACTGGCACCCGCCGGCGTGGTGCAGCAGATTTATCCGCTCAAGGGCAATGAAAAGGCCATCGGTCACAATCTGCTGGCCGATCCGGCGCGCAACAAGGAAGCCTTCATGGCGCGCGATACCGGCCAGATGACCCTGGCCGGCCCTTTCCCGCTGCTACAGGGCGGTATCGGTGCCGTTGGCCGCCTGCCCATCTTCATTGGCCGCGACAACAGCGGTAAGCCGCGCTTCTGGGGCTTTGCCATCGCGCTGGTACGCTTTCCCGATGTACTGCATGGTGCCGGGCTGGACTGGCTGCCGCAGCGCGGCTATCAATACCGCCTGTGGCGGCTGCATCCGGACACCAGGCAGGTGCAGATCATTGCCGGCGCAGACAGCGGGAGCAAGGCGCTGGGCGACCCGGTGCACTACTACATCAACATGCCGAATGGGGTATGGACGCTGGATGTGCAGCCGCAGGGTGGCTGGCGCGATCAGCACCGCATCGTCATCAACAGCGCGCTGGTGCTGGTCATCAGCTTTCTCTTGGGCTGGCTGGCCTGGCAGATGCTGGAGCTGCGTCGCCACCGCGCCGAGCTGGCCCTGCTGGTAGCGCTGCGCACCCGCGCGCTGGCACAGGAAACCTCGGATCGTCAGGCCGCCGAACACGCCGCGCTGGCAGAAACCATGCGTCAGGCCGCCCTGTTGCAGACAGCAGCGGACGGCATCCACATCCTGGATGAGCACGGCCAGCTCACCGAATTCAGCGACTCTTTCGCCAGCATGCTGGGTTATGCGCCAGATGAAATGCGCCAGCGCCAGTGGCAACTTTCCGACTGGAATGACGCCGTGCCATCGGGCTTGCTCGAACAGCTGCTGCAAGACGAGAGCGGACAGGGCTATCGCTTCGAAACCCGCCACCGCTGCAAAGATGGCAGCCAGATCGAGGTGGAGGTCAATGCCAAGGCGATGGATATCGGCGGCCGGCGCTATCTGTATGCGTCTTCGCGCGACATCTCCGAACGCAAGCATGCCGAGCAGCTGCTGCGCATCGCCGCCACCGCCTTCGAAGCACAAGAAGGCATGGTGGTCACCGACTGCCATACCGTCATCCTGCGGGTGAACAGCGCCTTCAGCAAAATCACCGGCTATCCGGCTGAAGATGTAGTGGGCCGCAAGATCAGCATTCTGCAATCCGGCCGGCACGACGCGGCCTTCTACCGCCGCCTGTGGCTCAGCCTGCGCGAACAAGGCGTTTGGCAGGGGGAAATCTGGAACCGCCGCAAGAACGGCGAAATCTACCCGGAATGGCTGAGCATCAGCGCGGTGCTGGGTGACAATGGCGAGGTCAGCCATTACGTCGGCACCATGAGCGACATCACCCAACGCAAGGCCGCCGAAGACAAGATCAAGCGGCTGGCCTTTTACGACCCGCTCACCCAGCTGCCCAACCGCCGCCTGCTGCTGGACCGGCTGCAGGTCGCGCTGGACAACAGCGCGCGCAACCAGCAAACCGGCGCCCTGCTGTTTATCGACCTGGACAACTTCAAGACCCTCAACGACACCCTGGGCCACGATATGGGCGACCGCCTGCTGCAGGAAGTCGCCGTGCGCCTGAATGACTGCCTGCGCAGCGGCGACACCGTGGCGCGGCTGGGTGGCGATGAATTCGTGGTCATGCTGGAAAGACTCAGCCCGCAGCAGCAACAGGCCGCGCAACAAACCCGCGAGCTGGGCCAGCGCATCCTCGACTCGCTCGCCCGCCCCTACCCCATGCTGGAAGGCACCCACCACAATACCTGCAGCCTGGGTGCGGTACTGTTCTTCGGCAATACCACCACGGTGGAAGAACTGCTGAAACGGGCCGATCTGGCCATGTACCAGGCCAAGGGTGCCGGGCGCAATACGCTGCGCTTTTTTGATCCGGAAATGCAGCAGGCCGTCACCGCCCGCGCCGAGCTGGAAGCCGACCTGCGCCGTGGCCTGCAACAGCAGGAGTTCCAGCTGTTCTATCAACCACAGGTAGACGCCGACGGCCGCATTACCGGTGCCGAAGCCTTACTGCGCTGGCAGCGGCCGGAATACGGGCTGGTGACACCGGCCAGCTTTATCCCGCTGGCCGAAGAATCCGGCCTGATCGTGCCGCTGGGCGAATGGGTCTTGCACACTGCCTGTCGCCAGCTGGCGGCATGGGCGGCAGATTCGGCCACCGCCCAGCTGGAACTCTCAGTCAATGTCAGTGCCCGCCAGTTCCATCAGCCCGGCTTCGTGGCCATGGTCAGGATGGCCCTGCAGCAAAGCGGCGCACCGGCGCGTCAACTAAAGCTGGAGCTGACCGAAAGCCTGCTGCTGCAGGATGTGGACGACACCGTGCGCAAGATGCAGGCACTGAAACAGGATGGCGTGGGCTTCTCGCTGGATGACTTTGGCACTGGCTATTCCTCGCTGTCCTACATCAAGCGCCTGCCGCTGGACCAACTGAAAATCGACCAGTCTTTCGTGCGCGACATCGACAGCAATGTCAACGATGTGTCCATCATCCGCACCATTGTCGCCCTGGCCGGCAGCATGCAATTGCAAGTGATTGCCGAGGGGGTGGAAACCGCCAGCCAGCGCCAGTTCCTGCTGCAACAGCACTGCCGCGCCTTCCAGGGTTATCTGTTCGGCAAGCCGATGTCGATTGGCCATTTCATGCGACTGCTGGCCAGTCGCTGA
- a CDS encoding TatD family hydrolase: MRFQPAPGHCLIDSHCHLDAPEFDGQRDAIVATAQAAGIGQLLLPSIHSDSFADSLAMRQRYGCWIAFGLHPIYLQRHMDDHLQLLEQHLQQHAPVAVGEIGLDFYVPGLDATRQEQLLVEQLKLARKYNLPVLLHVRRAQDRILKYLRQIPVPGGIAHAFNGSRQQADAFIQLGFKLGFGGAMSYSGSRRIRELAATLPLEALVLETDAPDIRPQWATQQPNTPANLEKFAIIMAELRNIDLNTLTPALWRNTYQAVGLALPSG, translated from the coding sequence ATGCGCTTTCAGCCTGCACCCGGCCACTGCCTGATCGACTCGCACTGCCATCTGGATGCGCCGGAATTCGACGGCCAGCGCGATGCCATCGTCGCCACAGCCCAAGCCGCCGGCATCGGCCAGCTACTGCTGCCCTCCATCCACAGCGACAGCTTTGCCGACAGCCTGGCCATGCGCCAGCGCTATGGCTGCTGGATTGCCTTCGGCCTGCATCCCATCTATCTGCAACGCCATATGGATGACCACTTGCAACTGCTGGAACAACATCTGCAACAGCATGCACCGGTGGCGGTGGGAGAAATCGGGTTGGACTTCTATGTGCCGGGGCTGGACGCCACCCGCCAGGAGCAATTGCTGGTGGAACAGCTGAAACTGGCACGCAAATACAATCTGCCGGTGTTGCTGCATGTGCGCCGCGCACAGGATCGCATTCTGAAATACCTGCGCCAGATTCCCGTGCCGGGTGGCATTGCCCACGCCTTCAATGGCAGCCGGCAACAAGCCGATGCCTTTATCCAGCTGGGTTTCAAACTGGGTTTTGGCGGGGCGATGAGCTATAGCGGTTCGCGCCGTATCCGTGAGCTGGCTGCCACGCTGCCGCTGGAGGCGCTGGTACTGGAAACCGACGCCCCCGACATCCGCCCGCAATGGGCAACACAGCAGCCCAATACGCCGGCCAATCTGGAAAAATTCGCCATCATCATGGCCGAATTGCGAAATATCGACTTGAATACATTAACACCTGCCCTCTGGCGCAATACCTATCAGGCAGTCGGCCTGGCTTTGCCAAGCGGCTAA
- a CDS encoding TonB-dependent receptor yields MQYHQKPAVLAVALALSALCHSALAEDNNALQSMPEVVVHGTRPDSLADGSKLDAAQLSAQKARSSDSAQLLQDIPGLSLHGAGGFSSLPVLRGLADDRLLTKTDGISLVSSCPNHMNSPLSYIDASKVDSVQVYNGSAPVSAGGDNIGGVIVAKAAAPRFAEIGQTLLTGQMGAYYRSNGDASGANLSATLANDHVSINYSGSTARSGNYDAAAAFKSAGASTGRAWLDGDTVGSSAYHTQNHEVSVAWRDSYQLLEAKVGVQNTPYEGFANQRMDMTDNSSSQFNLHYNGQFGWGELDARLYDQYVRHSMDFGDDKQTVYGSYGGMPMDTASHTLGGALVLDLPLNQRDQLKLGAEFQRYGLNDWWPAAGSGMGMMSPNTFWNIQDGSRDRLDVFAEWQADWTPQWRSILGLRAAQVKSNAGNVAGYNSMAAYATDAAAFNALNHQQTDHNLDLSALARYTPSAGQQYELAYAQKTRSPNLYERYTWSSMGMAAIMNNFVGDGNGYFGNPNLKPEVAHTLSSSADWHAADGSAWGLKISPYYSYVQNYIDAQRCGSSLCGGSSNLSSTNSYVTLQYVNQNAQLYGMDVSGKLRLANGAQYGRVDATAQLSYTRGENLSTGDNLYNIMPLNAKLALVHTLGKWSNTAELQLVRAKTDVSAVRNEIKTPGYSLFNLRSRYEWKQFSVDVGVDNVFNRYYVQPLGGAYTGQGRTMAKNPSGLGAWGTGVPGAARSLYTALNYQF; encoded by the coding sequence ATGCAATACCATCAGAAGCCTGCCGTGCTGGCAGTGGCCCTGGCCTTGTCCGCGCTGTGTCACAGCGCGCTGGCAGAAGACAATAATGCGCTGCAAAGCATGCCGGAGGTGGTGGTTCACGGCACGCGCCCGGACAGTCTGGCCGACGGCAGCAAGCTGGACGCGGCCCAACTGTCCGCCCAGAAAGCCCGCAGCAGCGACAGCGCCCAGCTGTTGCAGGACATTCCCGGCCTCAGCCTGCATGGCGCGGGCGGTTTCTCCAGCCTGCCGGTATTGCGCGGTCTGGCCGATGACCGCCTGCTGACCAAGACCGATGGCATCAGCCTGGTTTCTTCCTGCCCCAATCACATGAACTCGCCGCTGTCCTATATCGATGCCAGCAAGGTGGACAGCGTGCAGGTGTATAACGGCAGCGCCCCGGTCAGCGCCGGTGGCGACAATATTGGCGGCGTGATCGTGGCCAAGGCCGCCGCCCCGCGCTTTGCCGAAATCGGACAAACCCTGCTGACCGGCCAGATGGGCGCTTATTACCGCAGCAATGGCGATGCCAGCGGCGCGAACCTGTCTGCCACGCTGGCCAATGACCATGTCAGCATCAACTACAGCGGCTCCACCGCCCGCTCCGGCAATTACGATGCCGCTGCCGCCTTCAAGAGTGCCGGAGCCTCCACTGGCCGCGCCTGGCTGGATGGCGACACGGTAGGCTCCAGCGCCTACCACACCCAGAACCACGAAGTCAGCGTGGCCTGGCGCGATAGCTACCAGCTGCTGGAAGCCAAGGTAGGCGTGCAAAACACCCCGTACGAAGGCTTTGCCAACCAGCGCATGGACATGACCGACAACAGCAGCAGCCAGTTTAATCTGCACTACAACGGCCAGTTTGGCTGGGGTGAGCTGGATGCGCGGCTGTACGACCAGTATGTGCGGCACAGCATGGACTTTGGCGATGACAAGCAAACCGTCTATGGCAGCTATGGCGGCATGCCGATGGACACCGCCAGCCACACACTGGGCGGTGCGCTGGTGCTCGATCTGCCATTGAACCAGCGTGACCAGCTGAAGCTGGGGGCTGAATTCCAGCGCTACGGCCTCAACGACTGGTGGCCAGCCGCGGGCAGCGGCATGGGCATGATGAGTCCCAATACCTTCTGGAATATCCAGGACGGCAGCCGCGACCGGCTGGATGTGTTTGCCGAATGGCAGGCCGACTGGACCCCGCAATGGCGCAGCATCCTCGGCCTGCGCGCTGCCCAGGTAAAGAGCAATGCCGGCAATGTGGCGGGCTATAACAGCATGGCCGCCTATGCCACCGATGCCGCCGCCTTCAATGCGCTGAACCATCAGCAGACTGACCACAATCTCGACCTGTCCGCCCTGGCACGCTACACCCCGTCGGCCGGGCAGCAGTACGAGCTGGCCTATGCCCAGAAAACCCGCTCGCCCAATCTGTACGAGCGCTATACCTGGTCCAGCATGGGCATGGCCGCCATCATGAACAACTTTGTTGGTGACGGTAACGGCTACTTCGGCAATCCCAACCTGAAGCCGGAAGTGGCACACACCCTCAGCAGCAGCGCCGACTGGCACGCCGCCGACGGCAGCGCCTGGGGCCTGAAAATCAGCCCCTACTACAGCTATGTGCAAAACTACATCGATGCCCAGCGTTGCGGCAGCAGCCTGTGTGGTGGCAGCAGCAACCTGAGCAGCACCAACAGCTATGTCACCCTGCAATACGTCAACCAGAACGCCCAGCTATACGGGATGGATGTCAGCGGCAAGCTGCGGCTGGCCAATGGCGCGCAATACGGCCGTGTCGATGCCACCGCCCAGCTCAGCTACACCCGTGGCGAAAACCTGAGCACCGGCGACAATCTCTACAACATCATGCCGCTCAATGCCAAGCTGGCGCTGGTGCACACCCTGGGCAAGTGGAGCAATACCGCCGAGCTGCAGCTGGTGCGCGCCAAAACTGATGTCTCCGCCGTGCGCAACGAGATCAAAACGCCGGGTTACAGCCTGTTCAACCTGCGCAGCCGCTATGAGTGGAAACAGTTCAGCGTGGATGTGGGCGTGGACAATGTGTTCAATCGCTACTACGTACAGCCGCTGGGCGGAGCCTATACCGGCCAGGGCCGGACCATGGCGAAGAACCCCAGCGGGCTGGGCGCATGGGGAACTGGCGTACCGGGCGCTGCCCGCTCGCTATATACCGCGCTTAATTACCAGTTCTGA